One uncultured Hyphomonas sp. genomic region harbors:
- a CDS encoding phosphonate ABC transporter ATP-binding protein, which yields MQPFDSPAARPEAVLSVSGACKAFPNGPTVLDDVSFKIEPGSFCVLLGASGSGKTTLLRSVIGLNKLDAGSVRVCGVESTPRSLRRIRQKIGMVHQDFGLSGRLTAARNVMSGRAPDLPVWRLMLQAYPERVQRNACLLLSRVGLEAGHVNRLVNGLSGGQKQRVGIARALIKDPKLILADEPVASLDPQTAEDVMSLLRQMAEEQGAAVLCSLHQINLSRIFADRIIGLREGRIVFDGPPVQLSQEALSRIFGTGRDLFSPSRVA from the coding sequence ATGCAGCCCTTCGACTCTCCTGCGGCGCGCCCAGAAGCCGTCTTGAGCGTGTCAGGCGCCTGCAAAGCGTTTCCGAATGGTCCGACGGTTTTGGACGATGTCTCGTTTAAAATTGAGCCGGGCAGTTTTTGTGTGCTGCTCGGTGCTTCAGGATCCGGAAAGACGACGCTCCTACGCTCAGTGATCGGCCTGAACAAACTCGATGCCGGGTCTGTCCGCGTTTGTGGCGTGGAGAGTACTCCCAGGAGCCTCCGGCGTATCCGGCAGAAGATCGGGATGGTGCATCAGGATTTCGGATTGTCCGGACGTCTGACTGCGGCCAGGAACGTGATGTCCGGAAGGGCGCCGGATTTACCCGTTTGGCGCTTGATGCTTCAGGCCTATCCGGAGCGCGTGCAGCGCAACGCTTGCTTGCTCTTGTCACGCGTCGGGCTTGAAGCCGGTCATGTGAACCGTCTGGTGAATGGCTTGTCGGGCGGGCAGAAGCAGCGCGTGGGCATTGCCCGGGCTCTGATCAAGGACCCGAAGCTCATTCTCGCAGACGAACCCGTTGCCAGCCTCGACCCTCAAACAGCTGAGGATGTAATGAGTTTGCTCCGCCAGATGGCCGAAGAGCAGGGAGCTGCCGTCCTGTGCTCGCTGCACCAGATCAACCTCTCGCGTATCTTCGCCGATCGCATCATCGGTCTGCGGGAAGGGCGGATCGTTTTTGACGGACCGCCCGTACAGCTGTCTCAGGAAGCGCTCTCCCGGATATTCGGAACGGGGCGTGACCTGTTCTCTCCTTCCAGGGTGGCATGA